The Candidatus Peribacteria bacterium region GCCGGAAGTGGAGTCCGACATGATTTTCTCTGCGATGGCGGAAGAGCTCGGTTTCTTCCGGTTGCTGATCATTCTTTCCATGTACGCCATCCTGATTATCCGCGGCTACAAAATCGCACGCGAAGCCCCGGACCGTTTCGGATTCCTGGTTGCAACCGGCATCACCACCTGGCTCGCGTTCCAGAGCATTATCAATATCTCCATCAACCTCGCACTCTTCCCGCTCACCGGACTCACGTTGCCATTCATCAGCTACGGAGGATCTTCCCTTCTCGCCACACTGATCGGCGTCGGCATTCTTCTGAATATTTCCATGTACTCAACGGAGGGAACACTCGCAGAGAGACGGCCGGCGCGGAAGCTGAAGATGATCTAATGAGGTTATGGGTGACCGGTTATGAGTTATGGGGAATGGAATTTTTTTTGATTTTCTAAACTTCAAAGACGGCTCTTTCCCATAACTCATAACCCATCACCCATTACTCGCCCGCCGCAACTAGTACTTCATCACAGCAGTAACTATGATAGAGACCATGCGCGTTTTATTTGTAAGCGGTGGATCCGGCGGACATCTCACTCCTCTCATCGCTGTGGAGCGTGCACTCAAAGAGATTGATCCGAAAGCAAAGTCTCATTTTCTCTGCTCCGCAAAACCGGCGGATGCCGTGTATCTGAAACACGAGAAAGTGGCATTCACGACAGCACCCATCCCGCGAAAAAATCTGATGCTTCCGGTGGTGTGGATGCGCAACGCCCGCATTGCAAAACGCGTCCTCAAAGAATTCAAGCCTGATGTGATTTTCAGTAAAGGAGGTGCCGTGAGTGTGCCGCTCTGTAAAATCGCACACCGCAAAGGTATTCCGATTGTCATTCATGAGTCCGACAGCGTCATGGGCAAAGCCAATAAAATGATTGCCCCGATCGCAAGTGCCATCTGTGTCGGGTTTCCACCGAGCGACGAGCAGCGGAGTCTGGGGCCTGTCCCGATCGTGACCGGTAACCCGATCCGCAAAGTGATGACAAAAGGAAGCAGGAAGCGCGGACTCGATCTCGCTCACCTGACCGGCAAACATCCGGTGCTGCTGGTACTGGGTGGCAGTCAGGGGGCAGAGTCACTGAATGAATCCATCCGGTTGCATGTGAAAGAATTACTGCCGATGTGTGACATTGTGCATGTCACGGGCCCAGGAAAAACAGGAGCGAAGAGACAGGCCGGCTACTGGTCACGGGAGT contains the following coding sequences:
- a CDS encoding UDP-N-acetylglucosamine--N-acetylmuramyl-(pentapeptide) pyrophosphoryl-undecaprenol N-acetylglucosamine transferase; the encoded protein is MRVLFVSGGSGGHLTPLIAVERALKEIDPKAKSHFLCSAKPADAVYLKHEKVAFTTAPIPRKNLMLPVVWMRNARIAKRVLKEFKPDVIFSKGGAVSVPLCKIAHRKGIPIVIHESDSVMGKANKMIAPIASAICVGFPPSDEQRSLGPVPIVTGNPIRKVMTKGSRKRGLDLAHLTGKHPVLLVLGGSQGAESLNESIRLHVKELLPMCDIVHVTGPGKTGAKRQAGYWSREFVYNELADLYAIADLALCRAGAGTISECAANQIPMILVPIRGLANDHQYENAVRAESKKAAVILEQIHLEHDLPSVVRSLLANKMEKLKPMIAATAELQQPEAARRIAKILIQCIASRKIRH